A genomic window from Streptomyces sp. WMMC940 includes:
- a CDS encoding Crp/Fnr family transcriptional regulator, producing the protein MNHTASDDDAERTWCLAEVDIFCDLSEHEMEAIAAAAPMKTYHAGEILYSPTQPSEVLFILKKGRVRIFRVSADGRALTTAIISPNTIFGEMVLLGQHMYDNYAEALDDTVVCVMSRSDVHKYLLSDARIAARITAILGRRLSDLEQRLSDSVFKTVAQRVATTLTTLSTAQPSGSALRPGGRHPQIALTHEQLAALAGTSRETCTKVLRDMEERGLLRLARGRITVLDRERLQDAAG; encoded by the coding sequence ATGAACCACACCGCATCGGACGACGACGCCGAGCGGACTTGGTGCCTGGCCGAGGTCGACATCTTCTGCGACCTCTCCGAGCACGAGATGGAAGCCATCGCGGCCGCGGCTCCGATGAAGACCTACCACGCGGGCGAGATCCTCTACTCGCCCACCCAGCCATCCGAAGTCCTGTTCATTCTGAAAAAGGGCCGGGTTCGCATCTTCCGTGTCTCCGCCGACGGCCGCGCGCTCACGACCGCGATCATCTCACCGAACACCATCTTCGGCGAGATGGTCCTGCTCGGACAGCACATGTACGACAACTATGCCGAAGCCCTGGACGACACCGTCGTGTGCGTCATGAGCCGCTCGGACGTACACAAGTACTTGTTGTCGGACGCCCGGATCGCCGCGCGGATCACCGCGATCCTCGGCCGGCGGCTGTCCGACCTCGAACAGCGTTTGTCCGACAGTGTGTTCAAGACCGTCGCCCAGCGTGTGGCGACCACCCTGACCACCCTGAGCACGGCCCAGCCGTCCGGCAGCGCGCTACGGCCGGGCGGACGCCACCCGCAGATCGCCCTCACCCACGAGCAGCTTGCCGCACTCGCCGGGACCTCCCGCGAAACCTGCACGAAGGTGCTGCGTGACATGGAGGAGCGAGGGCTCCTCCGGCTCGCCCGCGGCCGCATCACCGTGCTCGACCGTGAGCGGCTCCAGGACGCGGCAGGCTGA
- a CDS encoding class I SAM-dependent DNA methyltransferase, which produces MTSSELWTRATADRYDAEETEASSAAVLGPTLAFLAELAGDGRALEFAIGTGRVGVPLRERGVPVVGIELSEHMAAVLRRKIDEDTLPVAIGDMATTVVPGEFTLVYLVYNTITNLLTQDEQVECFRNAARHLEPGGRFVIELGVPPLRFLPPGQVAVPFDVSEQHLGFDTFDLVEQILVSHHLTRDGEDDRYRRDNSRHRYAWPAELDLMARIAGLELERRVADWGGAPFTQDSAKHISVWRKPT; this is translated from the coding sequence GTGACGAGCAGTGAACTGTGGACCCGTGCGACCGCCGACCGCTACGACGCCGAGGAGACCGAAGCGTCCTCGGCTGCCGTTCTCGGACCGACCCTCGCTTTCCTCGCCGAGCTCGCCGGAGACGGCCGGGCACTGGAGTTCGCCATCGGAACCGGACGAGTGGGAGTCCCGCTCCGGGAACGCGGCGTGCCGGTAGTGGGCATCGAACTGTCCGAGCACATGGCAGCGGTGCTGCGGCGCAAGATCGACGAGGACACGCTCCCGGTGGCCATCGGGGACATGGCTACCACCGTTGTTCCCGGTGAGTTCACCCTGGTCTATCTCGTCTACAACACCATCACGAACCTGCTCACGCAGGACGAGCAGGTCGAGTGCTTCCGCAACGCCGCACGGCATCTGGAGCCCGGCGGCCGATTCGTCATCGAGCTGGGTGTGCCGCCACTGCGGTTCCTCCCGCCCGGCCAGGTCGCGGTGCCGTTCGATGTCTCCGAGCAGCATCTCGGCTTCGACACCTTCGACCTGGTCGAGCAGATACTGGTCTCGCACCACCTCACCCGCGACGGCGAAGACGACCGTTACCGCCGAGACAACTCCCGGCACCGGTACGCCTGGCCGGCAGAGCTCGACCTGATGGCACGGATCGCTGGGCTCGAGCTGGAACGTCGCGTCGCGGACTGGGGCGGGGCGCCGTTCACCCAGGACTCCGCGAAGCACATCTCCGTGTGGCGCAAGCCGACCTGA
- a CDS encoding CHAT domain-containing protein, whose translation MSAADSNSPSERGGNTTAASLRGSASRTTAARELLEEVRDTVHRDGEIRPVAALRELAERLERALGQQVEDPRTEAGLRTALPAVYGLLLEAEGEHSDLLTRAIEAARRAGGPSASHEHRADAACNLAALLVRRAIREPTDAHLHAAVDASRGAITAAKHGTLDHQARARGNFSYALRVRYEMQADRGDLLDAVKYGEQAVRILPSGDPSLPGAGVNWIAALARLAHDEPSEPNVDAAVEAGKTVLARTPEDHPLLYKIYSGFAGALMTRFRFRGTRTSLEQARIAYGRAYTTYERDAPTAGSDPAMRASIQASLCDTLIELFKLALAERNETQARVLSRQAVEAGELGRADVDPADPRWSVGTFNLAMAHLAAASTSRTEAEAEGHGSTALELLRALFDNPAVAIPVRLRGARWLIDLAIDLRQPEPVSQAYRTCVELLSELAFPGMNRSSQERLLATWGALTGDAFGWAAGQEWDWKEALTLAEQGRTVLWRSLAELRSPLETLREEHPLLAQEVQDVRATLDTGTAAFHSPDTAVSVTPDGLRRAASRWQELRRHPSVAALLALPDITALRERLGNQTVIYLSANRHRSTALVITRENVRPIVFDDLKPEEVHERATGLAVAVEEFRTSTPGPESAEAFARHLRGLLEWEWDAVVRRIVTSLELTGSPWITAAEAEQRARSLDRIVWCPIGAFALLPLHAAGLYGPDGPVPGQNLLERSVSSYTSTLQALTRPPVRRGKARSLLVEYGLPPTDRRLIGAPKVLSDSQATVAAVAEALGRFDTVHFACHGTQQQDVPSEAALLLADGPLRLLDIPHTSAPRDFAFLAACSTSQGGPLLPDEVLTMASAFQHAGWRRVVGTLWPVQRWASDAVVRSFYGHPGSATAATADALSSAVLKACRARPDRPDRWAGYVHVGPVGTP comes from the coding sequence ATGTCCGCTGCTGACTCCAACTCGCCCAGTGAACGGGGCGGAAACACCACAGCCGCGTCTCTCCGGGGATCGGCGTCCCGAACGACCGCGGCCCGGGAACTGCTCGAAGAGGTCCGGGACACGGTGCACCGCGACGGGGAAATCCGCCCGGTGGCAGCCTTGCGCGAACTCGCAGAGCGGCTGGAACGTGCTCTGGGCCAGCAGGTCGAGGACCCACGGACAGAGGCAGGGCTGCGCACCGCCCTGCCAGCGGTGTACGGGCTTCTGCTGGAGGCGGAGGGCGAGCACTCTGACTTACTGACTCGGGCGATTGAGGCGGCACGACGTGCTGGTGGCCCGTCGGCCTCACACGAGCACCGCGCCGATGCGGCATGCAACCTTGCGGCGCTGCTCGTGCGGCGGGCGATCCGCGAGCCGACCGACGCACACCTGCACGCAGCAGTGGACGCCAGCCGTGGGGCGATCACTGCGGCCAAGCACGGCACGCTGGATCACCAGGCACGGGCGCGGGGTAACTTCTCCTATGCACTCCGGGTCAGGTATGAGATGCAGGCTGACCGAGGCGACCTGCTCGACGCAGTGAAGTACGGCGAGCAGGCCGTCCGCATCCTTCCCTCCGGTGATCCGTCTCTCCCCGGAGCCGGTGTGAACTGGATCGCCGCACTGGCGCGGCTCGCTCATGACGAGCCGTCCGAACCGAACGTCGATGCAGCGGTCGAGGCCGGAAAGACCGTTCTGGCAAGAACGCCGGAGGACCATCCGCTGCTGTACAAGATCTACTCCGGCTTTGCCGGCGCCCTGATGACCCGGTTCAGGTTCCGTGGCACACGGACCAGCCTGGAGCAGGCCCGCATCGCCTATGGGAGGGCATACACCACCTATGAGAGGGATGCCCCCACTGCCGGGAGCGATCCCGCGATGCGCGCGTCTATCCAGGCCTCGCTGTGCGACACCCTGATCGAACTCTTCAAGCTGGCACTCGCCGAACGGAATGAGACCCAAGCCCGCGTGCTGTCCAGGCAGGCCGTGGAGGCCGGGGAGCTCGGACGAGCGGATGTGGACCCGGCCGATCCGCGTTGGTCGGTCGGCACGTTCAATCTGGCCATGGCCCATCTGGCCGCGGCCTCGACCTCGAGGACAGAGGCAGAGGCCGAAGGCCACGGTTCCACTGCGCTGGAACTGCTCCGCGCCCTCTTCGACAACCCCGCAGTCGCGATACCAGTCCGGCTGCGGGGAGCCCGCTGGCTCATCGATCTGGCCATCGACCTGCGGCAGCCGGAGCCGGTGTCACAGGCCTACCGGACCTGTGTGGAGCTCCTGTCCGAACTGGCCTTTCCCGGTATGAACAGGTCCAGCCAGGAACGATTGCTGGCGACCTGGGGGGCGTTGACGGGCGACGCCTTCGGCTGGGCAGCCGGTCAGGAATGGGACTGGAAGGAGGCACTCACGTTGGCGGAACAGGGTCGGACAGTGCTGTGGAGGTCCCTCGCCGAACTGCGCTCGCCTCTGGAGACACTGCGGGAGGAACATCCTCTCCTGGCCCAGGAGGTCCAGGACGTCAGGGCTACGCTGGACACCGGCACGGCTGCCTTCCACTCTCCCGACACGGCTGTCTCCGTGACCCCTGACGGCCTGCGACGCGCCGCGAGTCGGTGGCAGGAACTGCGTCGGCATCCGTCCGTTGCCGCGCTGCTCGCACTGCCCGACATCACAGCGCTGCGGGAGAGGCTGGGCAACCAGACGGTCATCTACCTCTCTGCGAACCGGCACCGGAGCACAGCCCTGGTCATCACGAGGGAGAACGTCCGTCCCATCGTCTTCGACGATCTGAAACCCGAAGAAGTGCACGAGCGCGCCACCGGTCTCGCCGTGGCCGTCGAGGAGTTCCGCACCTCAACTCCCGGGCCAGAGTCGGCTGAGGCATTCGCCCGACACCTACGCGGCCTACTGGAATGGGAGTGGGATGCCGTAGTACGACGGATCGTCACGAGTCTTGAGCTGACCGGAAGTCCCTGGATCACCGCGGCAGAGGCGGAGCAGCGGGCCAGATCGCTGGACCGGATCGTGTGGTGCCCGATCGGAGCATTCGCCCTGCTGCCGCTCCATGCCGCCGGCCTGTACGGTCCTGATGGGCCGGTACCCGGCCAGAACCTCCTCGAACGGAGCGTCTCCTCCTACACCTCTACTCTGCAGGCGCTGACCCGTCCACCAGTACGGCGTGGGAAGGCTCGGAGCCTTCTGGTCGAGTACGGGCTGCCACCCACCGACCGCCGCCTCATCGGTGCGCCCAAGGTCCTGTCCGATTCGCAGGCCACCGTTGCGGCCGTTGCCGAAGCCCTGGGCCGGTTTGACACCGTGCACTTCGCCTGCCACGGCACTCAGCAGCAGGACGTGCCATCCGAGGCGGCGCTGCTTCTCGCGGACGGCCCACTGCGGCTGCTGGACATCCCCCACACCTCGGCACCGCGAGACTTCGCCTTCCTGGCTGCGTGCAGCACATCCCAGGGAGGTCCGCTGCTCCCCGACGAGGTGCTGACCATGGCCAGCGCCTTCCAGCATGCCGGATGGCGCCGTGTGGTGGGCACCCTTTGGCCGGTGCAGCGCTGGGCCTCTGATGCCGTCGTGCGGTCCTTCTACGGCCATCCGGGCAGTGCCACAGCCGCGACGGCCGATGCCCTGAGCAGCGCTGTGCTAAAAGCCTGCCGGGCCCGGCCTGATCGCCCGGATCGGTGGGCCGGGTACGTCCACGTCGGCCCGGTCGGCACCCCTTGA
- a CDS encoding serine hydrolase: protein MVRIRTSRRVLAAAVVAGTAVPLLVGAGAADAVAAAPRVKCSSEKAGLAAKLQRDITSALRGSTAITAVSLHDRTTNTVCTLRADQKFDSASTVKVTVLATLLWDGNRHNRHLTTRETDLATAMITKSDNDATTALWQQLGVPKIKNFLSAADMTRTVPGNDGHWGLTQITAGDKQKLMNLITGSNNVLSDKARAYALKLMNKVVASQRWGTPAGAPSSAVLHVKNGWLSRATHGWRVHGLGAFTGHGHDYTITVLTHDNKTMAAGIATTEAVARAIHKGLDTTRNAVDTRTS from the coding sequence TTGGTGCGTATACGAACCTCCCGGCGCGTCCTGGCCGCCGCGGTCGTCGCCGGAACGGCCGTTCCCCTGCTCGTGGGGGCCGGGGCGGCGGACGCCGTCGCGGCGGCACCGAGGGTGAAGTGCAGCTCGGAGAAGGCCGGGCTGGCCGCCAAGCTGCAGCGGGACATCACGTCCGCGCTCAGAGGCAGCACGGCCATCACTGCCGTGTCACTGCACGATCGCACGACGAACACGGTGTGCACGCTGCGGGCGGACCAGAAGTTCGACTCCGCCAGCACCGTCAAGGTCACCGTCCTGGCGACGCTGCTGTGGGACGGGAACAGGCACAACCGCCACCTCACCACGCGTGAGACCGACCTCGCCACCGCGATGATCACGAAGTCGGACAACGACGCGACGACCGCGCTGTGGCAGCAGCTCGGAGTGCCGAAGATCAAGAACTTTCTGTCCGCGGCAGACATGACCCGGACGGTGCCGGGCAACGACGGCCACTGGGGCCTGACCCAGATCACGGCCGGTGACAAGCAGAAGCTGATGAACCTGATCACCGGCAGCAACAACGTGCTCAGCGACAAGGCCCGCGCCTACGCCCTCAAGCTGATGAACAAGGTCGTCGCCTCACAGCGCTGGGGTACACCCGCAGGCGCGCCGAGCTCCGCGGTGCTTCACGTCAAGAACGGCTGGCTGTCACGCGCCACACACGGCTGGCGGGTGCACGGCCTGGGCGCCTTCACCGGCCACGGCCACGACTACACCATCACCGTACTCACCCACGACAACAAGACCATGGCAGCAGGAATCGCCACCACCGAAGCGGTGGCCCGCGCGATCCACAAAGGCCTCGACACCACGAGGAACGCCGTGGACACCCGTACAAGCTGA
- a CDS encoding LysR substrate-binding domain-containing protein translates to MTPAVARLRTERPGVPVDLELCDLDDPFAEVARGRTDLAPVRAGRGVRTVLLLDDSSAAVLPRDRPLARGEVVDLNGLAGEPWVGSEPPVLAWSR, encoded by the coding sequence GTGACGCCTGCGGTGGCCAGGCTCCGCACCGAGCGTCCGGGCGTGCCTGTCGACCTCGAACTCTGCGATCTGGATGACCCGTTCGCGGAGGTGGCGCGGGGTCGGACGGACCTGGCGCCGGTGCGGGCCGGTCGCGGTGTGCGTACCGTTCTTCTCCTGGACGACTCTTCTGCCGCCGTGCTGCCCCGGGACCGTCCGCTCGCTCGCGGGGAGGTCGTCGATCTGAACGGGCTCGCCGGTGAGCCGTGGGTCGGCAGCGAGCCGCCGGTCCTTGCCTGGAGCCGGTGA
- a CDS encoding medium chain dehydrogenase/reductase family protein gives MSVGEMMEIVLPGRVEPEGLQIRRGAVPVAGPGEVLVRMEATGVSFAEQQMRRGRYYDQPPFPFVPGYDLVGTVVATGDGVSTDLVGTRVAALLKVGGWASHVVVDAGDVVPVPDGIGAAEAETLVINGVTAWQMLHRRARVRAGQTVLVHGANGGVGSVLVQLAHAAGAKVIGTASARHHDALRAEGVTPIDYRTENIPARVRELAPGGVDAVFDHVGGRSVVTSWHLLAPGGTLVSYGSASTRDDEGSKQWPVLKLLGRVWLWNSLPNRRHAHFFNVWAGRALSRSRFQARLRADLTKVFEALRRGEITAQIAAELPLTQVAEAMRLAESGTVAGKVVLHA, from the coding sequence ATGAGCGTCGGAGAAATGATGGAGATCGTGCTGCCGGGCAGGGTCGAGCCGGAGGGGCTTCAGATACGCCGGGGTGCCGTTCCGGTCGCCGGGCCGGGAGAGGTCCTCGTCCGCATGGAGGCGACCGGTGTCTCGTTCGCCGAGCAGCAGATGCGCCGCGGCCGCTACTACGACCAGCCGCCCTTCCCCTTCGTGCCCGGTTACGACCTGGTCGGCACCGTCGTGGCGACCGGGGACGGTGTCAGCACCGACCTCGTCGGCACCCGGGTGGCCGCGCTGCTGAAGGTCGGCGGCTGGGCCAGCCACGTGGTCGTCGACGCCGGCGACGTGGTGCCGGTGCCCGACGGGATCGGCGCGGCCGAGGCGGAGACCCTGGTGATCAACGGCGTCACGGCCTGGCAGATGCTGCACCGCAGGGCCCGCGTCCGTGCCGGCCAAACCGTCCTGGTCCACGGCGCCAACGGGGGAGTCGGCTCGGTCCTGGTCCAACTCGCCCACGCCGCGGGCGCGAAGGTGATCGGCACAGCGTCCGCCCGCCACCACGACGCCCTGCGCGCTGAGGGGGTGACCCCGATCGACTACCGCACCGAGAACATCCCCGCCCGCGTCCGCGAACTCGCCCCCGGCGGCGTCGACGCCGTCTTCGACCACGTCGGCGGCCGCAGCGTCGTCACCTCCTGGCACCTGCTCGCCCCTGGCGGCACGCTCGTCTCCTACGGCAGCGCCTCCACCCGCGACGACGAGGGCTCCAAGCAGTGGCCCGTGCTCAAGCTGCTCGGCCGGGTATGGCTGTGGAACAGTTTGCCCAACCGCCGCCACGCCCACTTCTTCAACGTCTGGGCGGGCCGGGCCCTCAGCCGCAGCCGCTTCCAGGCCAGGCTGCGCGCCGACCTCACCAAGGTCTTCGAAGCGCTGCGGCGCGGCGAGATCACCGCGCAGATCGCCGCCGAACTGCCCCTCACCCAGGTCGCCGAGGCGATGCGGCTGGCCGAGTCCGGCACCGTCGCCGGAAAGGTCGTCCTGCACGCCTGA
- a CDS encoding CATRA conflict system CASPASE/TPR repeat-associated protein, whose protein sequence is MLTDHSLVVHLFVPVGGPEQAVAEEYLRVVWRACAEELGMRLPVIGTGVPAELPLRLPDGTGTIAARTGLPQHGLNQALLRRDHDVLTLSVLLEPAHPTNWAELEERWTAVLPPPDAVIGVALVFLARLRDEADRAAPSRELVAAVRAETPGGERLGGVAVHQDMAVWETGGADDRRAVRRLLVVGPAPADEEMSSWAWNSGDREGSLVPLARYLQHAAKVRYELRVWQGGQDFHAVRLQVDAALDRLLELLRQPESADAEQEVTEAQTHRARLVMVSSRLREMRRTVQIARANMSRAVPSLDGPFGDDHDMLDWFVMQLDDDAAYLDAARQRAHEVDTLADAAVQRRLLRAQEEQRRLLEQQRDDQRAAQERQRVAEQQDQLRRERINLVQAAVVGTVLLALAAIQAFSYRVPIPGPVQPAVIAALTSLALWLSTLVLRLTLPGRRRVQLVTVFTFAVWVGTLTWVAVAWSTSAGGSSAAGPGTTAGACLVGFAAAAVAATIFRRLRERQTSGN, encoded by the coding sequence ATGCTGACTGACCACTCGCTCGTGGTGCATTTGTTCGTTCCGGTAGGTGGGCCGGAGCAAGCCGTCGCCGAAGAGTACCTGCGGGTCGTCTGGCGGGCCTGTGCCGAGGAACTCGGCATGCGCCTGCCGGTCATCGGAACCGGAGTGCCTGCGGAGTTGCCCCTACGGTTGCCGGACGGCACCGGAACGATTGCGGCACGCACGGGCCTGCCACAGCACGGGTTGAATCAGGCGCTGCTGCGTCGCGACCACGACGTCCTCACCCTGTCGGTCCTGCTCGAGCCGGCTCATCCGACGAACTGGGCGGAGCTGGAGGAACGATGGACGGCCGTATTGCCTCCGCCGGACGCCGTTATCGGCGTCGCCCTGGTCTTTCTCGCCAGGCTGCGGGACGAGGCCGACCGCGCCGCGCCGTCTCGGGAGCTTGTCGCCGCCGTCCGTGCGGAAACGCCCGGTGGCGAACGGTTGGGCGGTGTCGCGGTCCACCAGGACATGGCGGTGTGGGAAACGGGCGGTGCCGACGACCGCAGGGCGGTACGGAGGCTTCTGGTGGTCGGCCCGGCACCGGCCGACGAAGAGATGAGCAGCTGGGCGTGGAACAGCGGGGATCGCGAGGGCAGTCTCGTCCCGCTGGCTCGCTATTTGCAGCACGCGGCGAAGGTCAGGTACGAGCTGCGGGTGTGGCAGGGAGGCCAGGACTTCCATGCCGTGCGGCTCCAGGTCGACGCGGCTCTGGACCGGCTGCTGGAGCTTCTGCGTCAACCGGAGTCGGCTGACGCCGAGCAGGAGGTTACCGAAGCGCAGACGCATCGCGCACGGTTGGTCATGGTCTCCAGCCGATTGCGGGAGATGCGGAGGACGGTCCAGATTGCCCGGGCCAACATGTCCAGGGCGGTGCCGTCCCTCGACGGACCGTTCGGAGACGACCACGACATGCTTGACTGGTTCGTCATGCAGCTCGATGATGACGCCGCCTACCTCGATGCCGCCCGGCAACGAGCCCACGAGGTGGACACTCTCGCCGATGCCGCTGTGCAGCGACGGTTGCTGCGGGCCCAGGAGGAGCAACGTCGACTGCTCGAGCAGCAACGTGACGACCAGCGGGCCGCACAGGAGCGGCAGCGGGTTGCGGAGCAGCAGGACCAACTCCGTCGCGAACGGATCAACCTGGTGCAGGCGGCGGTCGTCGGAACGGTACTGCTGGCACTCGCGGCCATTCAGGCGTTCTCCTACCGGGTTCCCATTCCCGGGCCGGTGCAGCCCGCTGTCATTGCCGCACTGACCTCTTTGGCGCTGTGGCTGTCCACTTTGGTGCTACGGCTGACGCTGCCCGGCAGACGGCGAGTACAGCTTGTGACCGTGTTCACGTTCGCCGTTTGGGTCGGGACTCTGACCTGGGTTGCCGTGGCTTGGAGCACCTCTGCCGGCGGCAGTTCTGCTGCGGGTCCAGGAACGACGGCCGGCGCCTGCCTCGTCGGCTTCGCCGCAGCGGCCGTTGCCGCGACAATCTTCAGACGTCTGCGCGAGCGCCAGACATCGGGAAACTGA
- a CDS encoding BrxA/BrxB family bacilliredoxin, with amino-acid sequence MPYSPLLIKPMREELTSVGFVELLTADDVDRAMKDAGTGMTLVAINSVTGCAAGMARPGVRLALSGDAKRPDRLLTVFDEQDVEATARMRSYFADIPPSHPSFALFKDGELVHFIPRHRIEGRDAQSLAADLEAAFNEFGQ; translated from the coding sequence ATGCCGTACTCTCCACTGCTGATCAAGCCCATGCGGGAAGAGCTGACCAGCGTCGGCTTCGTCGAACTGCTGACCGCCGACGACGTCGACCGCGCCATGAAGGACGCCGGCACCGGCATGACCTTGGTGGCCATCAACTCCGTCACCGGCTGCGCTGCCGGTATGGCCCGGCCTGGTGTCCGGCTCGCCCTCTCAGGCGACGCCAAGCGACCTGACCGGCTGCTCACCGTCTTCGACGAGCAGGACGTCGAAGCCACCGCCCGGATGCGTTCCTACTTCGCGGACATCCCCCCGTCTCACCCCTCCTTCGCCCTCTTCAAGGACGGCGAACTCGTCCACTTCATCCCCCGCCACCGCATCGAAGGCCGAGACGCCCAGAGCCTCGCCGCCGACCTCGAAGCCGCCTTCAACGAGTTCGGCCAGTAA
- a CDS encoding helix-turn-helix domain-containing protein, translating to MHATRPPDQRLQLGAALRALRQAKGMTTTQAAASLLVSQPKISSMENGRRRISPRDVRDLCKIYGVQDQRTVDVLIGMAG from the coding sequence GTGCATGCGACCAGGCCCCCCGACCAGCGCCTCCAACTGGGGGCCGCACTCCGCGCACTACGGCAGGCCAAAGGCATGACAACGACCCAGGCAGCGGCCTCCCTGCTGGTCTCCCAACCGAAAATCTCCAGCATGGAAAACGGCCGGCGGCGCATCAGCCCGCGCGACGTCCGCGACCTCTGCAAGATCTACGGAGTACAGGACCAGCGCACCGTCGACGTCCTCATCGGGATGGCCGGATGA
- a CDS encoding plasmid stabilization protein has protein sequence MPAGSSKKRERQYEHIKEGAEQRGASESRAKEIAARTVNKERARSGEAKSSSRTSTRDPKSAYQRGGERSHSGSQGPTRDQLYEEAKKKNIEGRSSMNKQQLRDALGR, from the coding sequence ATGCCGGCAGGGTCGAGCAAGAAGCGCGAGCGTCAGTACGAGCACATCAAGGAAGGTGCCGAACAGCGCGGCGCGTCCGAGAGCCGTGCGAAGGAGATCGCCGCACGCACGGTCAACAAGGAACGGGCACGGTCGGGGGAGGCGAAGTCCTCCAGCAGGACCTCTACGCGTGATCCGAAGTCCGCCTACCAGCGGGGCGGGGAACGCTCCCACTCCGGCTCCCAGGGGCCCACGAGGGACCAGCTCTACGAAGAGGCCAAGAAGAAGAACATCGAGGGCCGCTCCAGCATGAACAAGCAGCAGCTGCGCGACGCCCTCGGCCGCTGA
- a CDS encoding TetR/AcrR family transcriptional regulator yields the protein MTVAGKGTPRERYRAQLRAEIKERAREQIAAAGAPGLSLNAIAKQMGMSGPALYRYFASRDELITELIRDAYRSLAETIRTAATTETDLAAPGRALRTWALEDPQRYFLVYGTPVPGYHAPDDVTTIASEIMDALLDAAHPTGTAVRSPDDDHPDAHLEAHLAGHRRWAADHPAAPAALRRALLFWTRLHGILSLELAGHFTGMGLDAAELYESELRHLTR from the coding sequence ATGACCGTCGCCGGCAAGGGGACACCACGCGAGCGCTACCGGGCCCAGCTACGCGCCGAGATCAAGGAACGCGCTCGGGAACAGATCGCCGCCGCCGGGGCACCGGGACTGTCCCTCAACGCCATCGCCAAGCAGATGGGCATGAGCGGACCCGCCCTCTACCGTTACTTCGCCAGCCGGGACGAGTTGATCACCGAACTGATCCGCGACGCCTACCGCAGTCTCGCCGAGACCATCCGCACCGCCGCCACGACGGAAACCGACCTGGCCGCACCGGGACGCGCACTGCGCACCTGGGCACTGGAGGACCCGCAGCGCTACTTCCTCGTCTACGGCACACCCGTCCCCGGCTACCACGCACCCGACGACGTCACCACGATCGCCTCAGAGATCATGGACGCCCTCCTCGACGCCGCCCACCCGACCGGCACAGCCGTGCGAAGCCCGGACGACGACCACCCCGACGCACACCTGGAAGCCCACCTCGCCGGACACCGCCGATGGGCCGCCGACCACCCCGCAGCACCGGCCGCCCTACGCCGCGCCCTGCTCTTCTGGACCCGCCTGCACGGCATCCTCTCCCTCGAACTCGCCGGCCACTTCACCGGAATGGGCCTGGATGCGGCCGAACTGTACGAGAGCGAACTGCGCCACCTGACCCGGTGA
- a CDS encoding CATRA system-associated protein: MAEQDRVVFEDAITLLHAVADSWQLRTQGWSDVERLVDAIADGARIGDHEAVRVAMFEVEDYAPLLGVGLGSRDSASGDDDVRPVPAPLRERINVTVHVLDEAVTGRQSEPRSDGEGSHAD, from the coding sequence ATGGCTGAACAGGATCGTGTCGTTTTCGAGGACGCCATCACACTGCTACACGCGGTTGCGGACTCCTGGCAACTACGGACACAGGGATGGAGCGATGTGGAACGGCTGGTCGACGCGATCGCGGACGGCGCTCGGATCGGCGACCACGAGGCCGTCCGCGTTGCGATGTTCGAGGTCGAGGACTACGCACCGTTGCTCGGTGTGGGGCTCGGGTCCCGCGACTCCGCTTCAGGGGACGACGATGTGCGCCCCGTGCCGGCCCCGTTGCGGGAGCGGATCAACGTTACCGTGCATGTCCTGGATGAGGCAGTCACAGGGCGGCAGAGCGAACCCCGGTCGGACGGCGAAGGCTCCCATGCTGACTGA